One Bacillus sp. 2205SS5-2 genomic window carries:
- a CDS encoding DEAD/DEAH box helicase: MNVDLKFDQEWSTGFIERIENDGPWGNWELYKLALEVEEHTVIPNFEGLQAPKHLPQLTPLPHQLETARQVVEHMNGKAILADEVGLGKTIEAGLILKEYMIRGLVKKVLILVPASLVSQWTSELNSKFFIPAIPQRKSYVWDQCDIVVSSIDTAKRNPHREKIYEQDYDLVIIDEAHKLKNPKTKNYEFVQNLKKKFCLLLTATPIQNRIEEIFYLVSLLKPGHLGSQSGFMEKYQKRKSTVIDDQTLKDLINTVMIRHRRKDTGIEWTKRHVQTEIIDFSMEEKALYDSILLLKQQNEDYTTSSFSVLTLQREACSSREAVYYTLKNMLEKEEVPTTLQQSIHTIMQKVEHVQQNSKAQKALDIIRKANDKVIIFTEYRATQLYLQWFLKQNGISSVPFRGGFKRGKKDWMRELFKNHAQVLIATEAGGEGINLQFCSHMINFDLPWNPMRLEQRIGRVHRLGQTKDVKIYNFATRDTVEEHILKLLYEKIELFERVVGELDDILTKIDFGDMEEYMIDVFTSSRSEGEMKIKMENVTSMIQLAQHLKEEKPDATTRNTSIS, encoded by the coding sequence ATGAATGTTGACTTAAAATTTGATCAAGAATGGTCGACAGGTTTTATTGAACGAATTGAAAATGACGGTCCATGGGGGAATTGGGAGCTTTATAAGCTTGCATTAGAAGTGGAAGAGCATACCGTAATTCCGAACTTTGAAGGCCTTCAAGCACCCAAACATTTGCCTCAGCTTACCCCGTTGCCCCATCAACTAGAAACAGCAAGACAAGTGGTGGAGCATATGAACGGGAAAGCCATTCTAGCTGACGAAGTTGGTTTAGGCAAAACAATTGAAGCAGGACTGATCTTGAAAGAATACATGATTCGTGGATTAGTAAAAAAAGTATTGATCCTTGTCCCTGCTTCTCTTGTGTCTCAATGGACGAGCGAATTAAATAGTAAATTTTTCATTCCAGCAATCCCTCAACGAAAAAGCTATGTTTGGGATCAGTGTGATATTGTTGTTTCTTCCATCGATACAGCAAAACGAAATCCACATCGTGAAAAAATTTATGAACAGGATTATGATTTGGTCATCATTGATGAAGCACACAAATTAAAAAACCCTAAAACTAAAAACTATGAATTTGTCCAAAATTTAAAAAAGAAATTTTGTTTGTTGTTGACGGCAACACCGATACAGAATCGAATTGAAGAAATCTTCTACCTGGTTTCACTGCTCAAACCAGGACATCTCGGTAGTCAATCAGGCTTTATGGAAAAATATCAAAAAAGAAAAAGTACCGTAATAGACGACCAAACCTTAAAAGATTTAATCAATACCGTCATGATTCGTCATCGCCGTAAGGATACCGGAATTGAGTGGACAAAACGTCATGTACAGACAGAAATCATCGACTTTTCAATGGAAGAAAAAGCATTATACGATAGCATTTTATTGTTAAAACAACAGAATGAAGATTATACTACAAGTTCTTTTTCCGTGCTGACATTACAAAGAGAGGCATGCTCGAGTAGGGAGGCCGTGTATTACACGCTCAAAAATATGTTAGAAAAAGAAGAAGTCCCGACCACCTTACAACAGAGTATCCACACCATTATGCAAAAGGTGGAACATGTTCAACAAAATTCCAAGGCACAAAAAGCACTTGATATTATCCGAAAAGCCAATGACAAGGTGATTATCTTCACAGAGTATCGAGCAACCCAACTGTATTTACAATGGTTTTTAAAGCAGAATGGGATTTCTTCAGTCCCTTTCCGAGGCGGATTCAAACGAGGAAAAAAAGATTGGATGCGAGAATTATTTAAAAACCATGCCCAAGTTCTCATCGCAACCGAAGCAGGTGGTGAAGGAATTAACCTTCAGTTTTGTTCTCATATGATCAATTTTGATCTTCCTTGGAACCCAATGAGACTAGAACAGAGAATTGGTCGTGTGCACCGTCTTGGGCAAACAAAAGATGTAAAAATATATAACTTCGCGACTAGAGATACTGTGGAAGAGCATATTTTAAAGCTATTATACGAAAAAATTGAGCTCTTTGAGCGAGTTGTTGGTGAATTGGATGATATTTTAACAAAAATTGACTTTGGAGATATGGAAGAATATATGATAGATGTTTTTACCTCTTCTAGATCAGAAGGCGAAATGAAAATAAAAATGGAGAATGTAACATCTATGATTCAATTAGCTCAACACTTGAAGGAGGAGAAACCCGATGCAACAACAAGAAATACATCAATTTCTTGA
- a CDS encoding YqzE family protein: protein MSVNDYVKFVTQNLVQHFDKPKAERKSLRKKRKQQKASFLFRWFGVIPYILMGVFKRK, encoded by the coding sequence ATGTCTGTGAATGACTATGTTAAATTTGTTACGCAAAATCTTGTGCAGCATTTTGACAAACCAAAGGCAGAAAGAAAGTCGCTTCGAAAAAAAAGAAAGCAACAAAAAGCGTCGTTTTTATTTCGTTGGTTCGGAGTGATTCCTTATATTTTAATGGGGGTTTTTAAACGTAAATAA
- a CDS encoding YqhG family protein, giving the protein MQQQEIHQFLEKYFIQNGCEILENATGHLHIQLTIDLDKKLMNRPFYWHYLEKTGGEPNPMKLTLVTDPKKTPDSIKGEVLHFGSPRLHQIFQSTKELSAYIRLYEHTHPNGNQRPLFPWLSLNMKVSYQCDLKKDTLRSFGLNLINGKLDTHFHEKLLYKQWTPKIPDYCFTLTPIIQPKSGISRIENFIKTELQNEDHQWAEDARKRWDADLALLHSFYEDMDEKPESFIVEKKALQDQYEPSIEVEIINGGLFYLH; this is encoded by the coding sequence ATGCAACAACAAGAAATACATCAATTTCTTGAGAAATACTTTATTCAAAATGGGTGTGAGATTCTTGAGAATGCAACTGGCCATCTTCACATTCAACTCACCATCGATTTGGATAAGAAACTAATGAATCGACCTTTTTATTGGCATTATCTCGAAAAAACAGGCGGCGAACCTAATCCAATGAAACTCACACTGGTAACGGATCCCAAAAAAACTCCAGACAGTATCAAAGGAGAAGTTTTACATTTCGGTTCTCCTCGACTTCATCAAATTTTTCAGTCCACAAAGGAGCTTTCCGCCTATATTCGACTCTATGAACATACACATCCCAATGGAAATCAACGTCCGCTATTTCCATGGCTGTCCTTGAATATGAAAGTCTCTTATCAATGTGATTTAAAGAAAGACACACTTCGTTCCTTTGGCTTAAATTTGATTAATGGAAAGCTAGATACACACTTTCACGAGAAACTCCTCTATAAACAGTGGACTCCAAAAATACCAGATTATTGTTTTACTTTAACACCCATTATCCAGCCAAAAAGTGGCATTTCAAGAATTGAAAATTTTATCAAAACTGAACTTCAAAACGAAGATCATCAATGGGCCGAGGATGCTCGTAAACGATGGGATGCCGATTTAGCTCTATTGCACTCATTTTATGAAGATATGGATGAAAAGCCAGAATCCTTCATTGTAGAAAAAAAAGCTTTACAAGACCAATATGAACCTTCTATTGAAGTCGAAATTATCAACGGTGGATTATTTTACCTACACTAA